In Carya illinoinensis cultivar Pawnee chromosome 16, C.illinoinensisPawnee_v1, whole genome shotgun sequence, a single window of DNA contains:
- the LOC122298587 gene encoding vacuolar iron transporter homolog 1-like: MSSNQTSLNDAKFTIPSTDLEQQSALELETKEFDYSKRSQWLRAAVLGANDGLVSTASLMMGVGAVKQDVKAMILTGFAGLVAGACSMAIGEFVSVYSQLDIELAQLKRDNERGNGEDRSEDEEKESLPNPMQAAAASALAFSVGALVPLLAASFIEEYKVRVGLIVGTVSLALVVFGWLGALLGKAPVFRSVVRVLLGGLIAMAITFGLTKLIGSSGL; the protein is encoded by the coding sequence ATGTCATCCAACCAAACATCCCTCAATGATGCCAAATTCACCATTCCCTCCACGGACCTCGAGCAACAGTCAGCCCTAGAGCTTGAAACCAAGGAATTTGACTACTCTAAAAGATCTCAATGGCTGCGTGCAGCTGTCTTAGGAGCCAATGATGGGTTGGTGTCAACAGCCTCATTAATGATGGGTGTTGGAGCAGTTAAACAAGATGTAAAGGCCATGATACTTACTGGGTTTGCTGGTCTTGTTGCTGGGGCTTGCAGCATGGCCATAGGAGAGTTTGTGTCTGTGTACTCACAGTTGGACATAGAGCTGGCCCAGCTGAAAAGAGACAATGAAAGGGGAAATGGTGAAGACAGATCCGAAGACGAAGAGAAAGAGAGTTTGCCCAACCCCATGCAAGCTGCTGCAGCATCAGCTCTTGCCTTTTCTGTGGGTGCATTGGTTCCACTGCTAGCAGCTTCATTTATAGAGGAGTATAAGGTAAGAGTGGGTTTGATTGTTGGGACAGTGAGTTTGGCTTTGGTGGTTTTTGGGTGGCTGGGGGCTCTGTTAGGTAAGGCCCCTGTGTTTAGGTCTGTTGTGCGGGTTTTGCTTGGAGGTTTGATTGCCATGGCTATAACCTTTGGGTTGACCAAGTTGATTGGATCTAGTGGGCTCTGA
- the LOC122299447 gene encoding transcription factor VIP1-like, with translation MDPQFTGKPLAGLDIEQMPETPHRGSHHRRAHSDTSFRLPNLDDLLLFDPSDLDLTSLPSPSPTAGGAPMPVDSSSKSSDESNKPRPSSKPSAGPIGHHFRSLSVDSDFFDGLGLGDEKVVVGEKRVHHHRHSNSMDGSFEADSAMAIMDGVKTAMGPDRLAELSLIDPKRAKRILANRQSAARSKERKLRYTSELERKVQTLQSEATTLSAQVTLLQRDTTGLTAENKELKLRLQAMEEQSHLRDALNEALREEVQRLKIAAGQLSAASSNPFNRGLPPQYSSQQPALHHFGSPPTQQQLHVMQSSPSNQTSNGQPHPSFMDFNQGS, from the exons ATGGACCCGCAGTTCACCGGAAAGCCACTGGCAGGATTGGACATCGAGCAGATGCCGGAGACCCCCCACCGAGGCTCCCACCACCGCCGGGCCCACTCCGACACCTCCTTCCGCTTGCCAAACTTGGAtgacctcctcctcttcgaccCCTCTGATCTCGACCTCacctccctcccctccccttcaCCCACTGCCGGTGGAGCTCCCATGCCCGTCGATTCCTCCTCCAAGTCCTCCGACGAGTCCAACAAGCCCAGGCCCTCTTCCAAGCCCTCCGCCGGGCCCATCGGCCACCACTTCCGGAGCCTATCCGTGGACTCCGACTTCTTCGATGGCCTTGGTCTCGGCGACGAGAAAGTGGTGGTGGGGGAGAAGAGGGTGCACCATCACAGGCACAGCAACTCGATGGATGGGTCTTTTGAGGCCGACTCGGCCATGGCGATTATGGACGGTGTGAAGACGGCCATGGGGCCTGATAGACTCGCTGAGCTTTCTCTGATTGATCCCAAAAGAGCTAAAAG GATTCTAGCTAATAGGCAATCCGCCGCTCGCTCAAAGGAAAGGAAGCTACGTTATACTAGTGAGCTGGAGAGGAAGGTACAGACGCTGCAGTCGGAAGCAACCACCCTCTCTGCGCAGGTCACTTTGCTACAG AGAGACACTACTGGTTTGACTGCTGAGAATAAGGAACTCAAACTGCGATTACAAGCTATGGAGGAACAATCACATCTTAGAGATG CTCTGAATGAAGCATTGAGGGAAGAAGTGCAGAGGTTGAAGATAGCAGCAGGCCAACTTTCGGCTGCAAGCAGCAACCCTTTCAACAGAGGGTTACCCCCTCAATATTCCTCCCAGCAGCCAGCCTTGCATCACTTTGGTAGCCCTCCGACCCAGCAACAGCTTCATGTGATGCAATCATCTCCCAGTAACCAGACTTCAAATGGGCAGCCTCACCCTAGCTTTATGGACTTTAACCAAGGGAGCTAG